Proteins co-encoded in one Ponticoccus alexandrii genomic window:
- a CDS encoding ABC transporter ATP-binding protein has protein sequence MTETPEFVLELQKLEISLPKGADRPYALESLDLTIKSGEIVCLVGESGSGKSLCAGAIMGLLPEPLVRVTGGTVRFMGEELLGKSEAQMRALRGADISMIFQEPMTALNPQKTVGWQIDEVLRLHTKMNKAKRKERAIEMLERVHIPDPHSAYNAYPHQISGGQRQRVMIAMSLVLSPKLIIADEPTTALDVTTQLQILKLIRELQEEEGAGVLFITHDFGVVAEIADKVAVLCRGELVESGTTDAVLNHPQHPYTRALIGAVPALTPPPVKAASDAPVVLRGTGLKKTFAARGGLLSGKRKAVTAVKDLSFELRQGETLGVVGESGSGKTTVSRIVTRLLECDQGSVELDGTDLLAATPREMRAMRKHIQMVFQDPMASLNPRKRVVDLIAQGPIVHGADPKKAREDAKRLLELVELSPAAANRFPHEFSGGQRQRIGIARALAMEPKVIVADEPVSALDVSVQAQVLKLLADLRDRLNLSLLFVTHDLRVAAQLCDRIIVMQKGEIVEHGLTAEVFANPQHAYTQNLLSSIPGRDWTPPSLRPDAA, from the coding sequence ATGACTGAGACACCTGAATTCGTTCTCGAGCTTCAGAAGCTGGAGATCTCGCTGCCCAAGGGCGCCGACCGCCCCTATGCGCTTGAATCGCTCGACCTGACCATCAAGTCGGGAGAGATTGTCTGCCTGGTCGGGGAAAGCGGTTCCGGGAAATCGCTCTGCGCGGGGGCGATCATGGGCCTGTTGCCCGAACCTCTGGTGCGTGTCACCGGCGGGACGGTCAGGTTCATGGGCGAAGAGCTTCTGGGGAAATCCGAGGCGCAGATGCGTGCGCTCCGCGGAGCCGATATCTCGATGATCTTCCAAGAGCCGATGACTGCGCTCAACCCCCAGAAAACCGTGGGCTGGCAGATCGACGAGGTGTTGCGCCTGCACACGAAGATGAACAAGGCAAAGCGCAAGGAACGTGCCATCGAGATGCTCGAACGCGTTCACATTCCCGATCCGCACTCGGCCTACAATGCCTATCCGCACCAGATCTCGGGCGGGCAACGGCAACGGGTGATGATCGCGATGTCGCTGGTGCTGTCGCCGAAGCTGATCATCGCGGACGAGCCGACCACGGCGCTCGATGTGACCACCCAGTTGCAAATCCTCAAACTCATTCGTGAGCTTCAGGAAGAGGAAGGGGCGGGGGTACTCTTCATCACCCACGACTTCGGCGTGGTGGCAGAGATTGCCGACAAGGTCGCCGTGCTCTGCCGGGGCGAGCTGGTGGAAAGCGGCACGACGGATGCAGTGCTCAATCACCCGCAACACCCCTATACCAGAGCGCTGATCGGCGCCGTGCCTGCACTCACCCCGCCGCCGGTCAAAGCCGCGTCTGACGCGCCGGTCGTGCTTAGGGGCACGGGGCTGAAAAAGACCTTTGCCGCACGCGGCGGATTGCTTTCGGGCAAGCGCAAGGCGGTGACGGCGGTCAAGGACCTTTCCTTCGAGCTGCGCCAGGGCGAAACCCTTGGCGTCGTCGGCGAAAGCGGGTCCGGCAAGACCACCGTATCGCGCATCGTCACCCGTCTGCTGGAATGTGACCAGGGTTCTGTCGAGCTGGACGGCACCGACCTTCTGGCCGCCACCCCGCGCGAGATGCGCGCCATGCGCAAACATATCCAGATGGTGTTTCAGGACCCGATGGCCTCGCTCAATCCGCGCAAACGGGTGGTCGACTTGATCGCCCAAGGGCCCATCGTTCATGGCGCCGATCCGAAAAAGGCCCGCGAGGATGCCAAGCGGCTGCTGGAGCTGGTTGAACTGTCCCCTGCCGCCGCCAACCGCTTTCCGCATGAGTTTTCCGGCGGTCAGCGCCAGCGCATCGGCATCGCACGGGCGCTTGCGATGGAGCCGAAGGTGATCGTCGCCGATGAGCCGGTTTCCGCGCTGGACGTATCGGTGCAGGCGCAGGTGCTGAAACTCCTTGCCGACCTGCGCGACCGGCTCAACCTGTCGCTGCTTTTCGTCACCCACGACCTGCGCGTCGCGGCCCAGCTCTGCGACCGGATCATCGTCATGCAGAAGGGTGAGATCGTCGAACACGGCCTGACCGCCGAGGTCTTCGCCAACCCGCAACACGCCTACACGCAAAACCTGCTCTCTTCC
- a CDS encoding ABC transporter permease translates to MPPILTYALRRLVQAIPVVILIMIGTFLLLKLAPGDTVDALVGDMGGADAEFIARLRAEYGLDQPIWVQLWRYMTKLATFDFGWSFVYEQPVSTVLMDRLGTTLLLMAASLSIAFTVGIALGAIAARRAYSATDNMISVLGLVFYATPSFFLSLMLMLVFSVKLGWLPVGGIKTIAAFYTGWDHVWDVARHLIMPTAALSLIYLAFYMRLMRASVMEVADLDYVRTARAKGAREGRLMIHHIMRNALLPVVTLLGLQFSTVLGGSIVVETIFTLPGLGQLAYQSVVQRDMNTLMGIIFLCAIIVVVVNFITDLLYARLDSRIELA, encoded by the coding sequence ATGCCTCCAATCCTGACCTATGCGCTGCGGCGTCTGGTGCAGGCAATTCCCGTGGTCATCTTGATCATGATCGGTACGTTCCTTTTGCTCAAACTCGCGCCCGGCGACACGGTCGATGCGCTTGTCGGCGACATGGGCGGCGCCGATGCCGAATTCATCGCCCGGCTGCGGGCGGAATACGGGCTGGATCAGCCGATCTGGGTCCAGCTCTGGCGCTACATGACCAAGCTGGCCACATTCGATTTCGGTTGGTCCTTTGTTTACGAGCAGCCGGTATCGACCGTCCTGATGGACCGTCTCGGCACCACCCTGCTGCTGATGGCGGCATCGCTGAGCATCGCGTTCACGGTGGGCATCGCACTGGGGGCCATCGCCGCGCGACGGGCCTATTCCGCGACCGACAACATGATCTCCGTCCTTGGCCTGGTTTTCTATGCGACGCCGTCGTTCTTCTTGTCGCTGATGCTGATGCTGGTCTTCTCCGTCAAGCTCGGCTGGCTGCCGGTGGGCGGGATCAAGACCATCGCCGCTTTCTACACCGGCTGGGATCACGTCTGGGACGTCGCGCGCCACCTGATCATGCCGACGGCGGCGCTGTCGCTGATTTACCTTGCGTTCTACATGCGCCTGATGCGGGCCTCCGTGATGGAGGTCGCCGACCTCGACTACGTCCGCACCGCCCGCGCGAAAGGGGCCCGGGAGGGCCGCCTGATGATTCACCACATCATGCGCAATGCGCTGTTGCCGGTCGTGACGCTTCTGGGGCTTCAGTTCTCGACCGTGCTGGGCGGTTCGATCGTGGTCGAAACCATCTTTACCCTGCCAGGACTGGGGCAGCTTGCCTACCAGTCCGTCGTGCAGCGCGACATGAACACGCTGATGGGGATCATTTTCCTCTGCGCCATCATCGTCGTCGTCGTCAATTTCATCACCGACCTGCTCTACGCACGTCTCGACAGCCGGATTGAACTCGCATGA
- a CDS encoding ABC transporter permease, protein MTLSDAQIAPPEPPRYVMLWRRYKRNRAALLGLVLFVVVVLMALSAGLVDPGDPLRRAGDPLTPPFVNWQTPLGTDQLGRDVLSGVLYGARISLLIGVVATLVAIVIGVVIGALAGYFGGWVDDVLMRITEAFQTIPNFVLLLALVAIMGSKIEWITVAIGIVSWTAPARMVRAEFMSLRGREFVDAARNLGVSNTAIIFREILPNALPPIVVYASVIMALSILMESALAFLALGDPNYASWGNMIGQGRAVLRTAPYCAVIPGVVIILTVLSFSLVGEGLNDALNPRQKK, encoded by the coding sequence ATGACCCTCTCGGATGCCCAGATCGCCCCGCCAGAGCCGCCGCGCTACGTCATGCTCTGGCGCCGCTACAAGCGCAACCGGGCCGCGCTGCTGGGGTTGGTGCTGTTCGTCGTCGTGGTGCTGATGGCGCTGTCGGCGGGACTTGTCGACCCGGGTGACCCGCTGCGCCGTGCCGGTGACCCGTTGACGCCGCCCTTCGTCAACTGGCAGACGCCGCTGGGCACTGACCAGCTGGGGCGGGATGTGCTCTCTGGCGTGCTTTACGGCGCGCGCATCTCGCTGCTGATCGGGGTGGTCGCCACGTTGGTCGCAATCGTCATCGGCGTCGTGATCGGCGCCCTGGCGGGGTATTTCGGCGGCTGGGTCGATGATGTTCTGATGCGCATCACCGAGGCGTTCCAGACCATTCCGAATTTTGTCCTGCTGCTGGCGCTTGTCGCCATCATGGGCTCGAAGATCGAGTGGATCACGGTGGCGATCGGGATCGTCAGCTGGACCGCGCCGGCCCGTATGGTGCGCGCCGAGTTCATGTCGCTGAGAGGGCGTGAATTCGTCGATGCGGCGCGCAATCTCGGTGTGTCGAACACCGCCATCATCTTCCGCGAGATCCTGCCCAATGCCCTGCCGCCGATCGTGGTCTATGCCTCGGTCATCATGGCGCTGTCGATCCTGATGGAGAGCGCGCTGGCCTTTCTGGCATTGGGTGATCCGAACTATGCCAGCTGGGGCAACATGATCGGCCAGGGACGTGCCGTGCTGCGCACGGCCCCGTATTGCGCCGTGATCCCCGGGGTCGTGATCATCCTGACCGTGCTCTCCTTCTCGCTGGTGGGTGAGGGGCTGAACGACGCGCTCAATCCAAGGCAGAAGAAATGA
- a CDS encoding ABC transporter substrate-binding protein translates to MTSKTIQAGLALAMTGALSSVAFTASAQEDVQRGGTAVIHMISEQRILNPALRASTGVYNITGKIMEPLIDKSYDGYEPVLATEWSGSEDGKTITLKLREGVNWHDGKPFTCDDVAFSATELWRDLLNYSSALQANLESVDCPDPHTAVFNYSKPMPLELFVAAMPDLGHPVPKHLYEGTDILKNEHNTAPVGTGPFKFVEYQRGQYVLAEKNEDYWREGFPYLDRIVWRFIKDKSAAAAALEAGEVHESGFIGVSMADVDRFGKDDRFDVGTMGYENNVAHSTVEFNHRNPILADLKVRQAMYHGLDIDYAIDTIMYGFAKPGRGPVPSAGGVNYTDDVPTYDYDPELAKTLLDEAGYPVKEDGYRFQLRHRPAPWGEYTQLWAEYYAQAMREIGIDVQILTNDAPGFLNGVYRDHDFDTANGWHQFRSDPAVSTMVWLRSGQPEGTPWSNQFGWKSDEIDGMIDAAASELDVEKRAQQYHEIQARAMEELPVIFAIEHPFISVTSKKLRNHHNTPRWNSSSWYDLWLEQ, encoded by the coding sequence ATGACTTCGAAGACGATACAGGCGGGGCTTGCGCTCGCCATGACGGGGGCGCTGAGCTCCGTGGCCTTCACGGCCAGCGCGCAAGAGGACGTCCAGAGGGGCGGCACCGCCGTCATTCACATGATTTCCGAACAGCGTATCCTGAACCCGGCGCTGCGGGCCTCTACCGGGGTTTACAACATCACCGGCAAGATCATGGAGCCGCTGATCGACAAGAGCTATGACGGCTACGAGCCGGTTCTGGCGACCGAATGGTCTGGCTCTGAAGATGGCAAGACGATCACGCTGAAGCTGCGTGAAGGGGTGAATTGGCACGATGGCAAGCCGTTCACATGTGACGACGTTGCCTTTTCCGCGACCGAGCTCTGGAGGGACCTGCTGAACTACTCCTCCGCCCTGCAGGCCAACCTCGAAAGTGTCGACTGCCCCGATCCGCATACGGCGGTCTTCAACTACTCCAAGCCGATGCCGCTCGAGCTTTTCGTGGCTGCCATGCCCGACCTGGGCCATCCGGTTCCGAAGCACCTCTACGAGGGCACGGATATCCTCAAGAACGAACACAATACCGCGCCGGTCGGGACGGGTCCCTTCAAGTTCGTCGAGTACCAGCGCGGGCAATATGTGCTGGCCGAGAAGAACGAGGATTACTGGCGTGAAGGGTTCCCCTATCTCGACCGTATCGTCTGGCGTTTCATCAAGGACAAATCTGCCGCTGCCGCCGCGCTGGAGGCGGGCGAGGTGCACGAGTCGGGTTTCATCGGTGTTTCCATGGCCGATGTGGACCGTTTCGGCAAAGACGACAGGTTTGATGTCGGCACGATGGGCTACGAAAACAACGTTGCCCACTCGACGGTGGAATTCAATCACCGCAATCCGATCCTGGCCGACCTGAAGGTGCGCCAGGCGATGTATCATGGTCTCGACATCGACTATGCCATCGATACGATCATGTACGGCTTCGCCAAGCCGGGCCGGGGCCCTGTTCCGAGCGCGGGCGGCGTCAACTACACCGATGACGTGCCGACTTATGATTACGACCCGGAACTGGCAAAGACGCTTCTGGATGAGGCAGGCTATCCGGTTAAGGAAGATGGCTATCGTTTCCAGCTGCGGCATCGTCCGGCGCCGTGGGGCGAGTATACCCAGCTCTGGGCCGAGTATTACGCCCAGGCGATGAGGGAGATCGGCATCGATGTTCAGATCCTGACCAACGACGCGCCGGGCTTTCTGAACGGTGTTTATCGCGACCATGACTTCGACACGGCGAACGGCTGGCACCAGTTCCGCTCGGACCCGGCGGTTTCCACCATGGTCTGGCTGCGCTCGGGTCAGCCGGAAGGAACCCCCTGGAGCAACCAGTTCGGCTGGAAAAGCGATGAAATCGACGGGATGATCGATGCTGCGGCCTCCGAACTCGACGTCGAGAAGCGCGCCCAGCAGTATCATGAGATCCAGGCCAGGGCGATGGAAGAGCTGCCGGTGATCTTCGCGATCGAACACCCGTTCATTTCGGTCACGTCCAAGAAGCTGCGCAACCACCACAACACGCCGCGGTGGAACTCGTCCAGCTGGTACGACCTGTGGCTCGAGCAGTGA